The following are encoded together in the Acidovorax sp. KKS102 genome:
- a CDS encoding DUF4178 domain-containing protein, with protein MATDPTQRYYRAPCPGCGAPVEFKSAQSTHAVCGYCQSTVVRSGDVLTRLGKMAELFDDHSPLQLMASGRIQLDGKDVPFTLIGRLQYKGDAGVWTEWAAFLNDGTLATLGEDNGAYVFTRPIDPGREMPAPERFRIGTTTAINGKPYSVAYTGQAQLISAQGELPKLPPLGQPFGMVELRSADGEVVSIDYGHTPPNVERGKAVLLEDLQLQGLKDESAKDEKGRQFNCPHCGAPVQVQLSTSKSITCGSCASIISLDSGVGGELRSAEQDEPVQPLIPLGSKGQLQGVHWQVVGFQHRMGVEPGDDEHFGWSEYLLYNQKRGFAFLVDSEEGWSMVRPTTGAPQMAATGRSATYMGTKYDLKYTYEAETTYVLGEFYWQVTRGQKTTNRDFASSKGLLSMEQSPNEITWSAGDKLSSDTVAKAFKLDDKKDVLKRDDPGPFVAKSGLGCGTIIIIAVVILILLILLSRCSSCDPRVENCSSSSSYRSSGGSYGGYSSGGSHK; from the coding sequence ATGGCCACCGACCCCACCCAGCGCTATTACCGCGCGCCCTGCCCCGGCTGTGGCGCGCCGGTGGAGTTCAAGAGCGCGCAGTCCACCCATGCCGTCTGCGGCTACTGCCAGAGCACCGTGGTGCGCAGTGGCGACGTGCTCACGCGCCTGGGCAAGATGGCCGAGCTGTTTGACGACCACAGCCCGCTGCAGCTCATGGCCAGCGGGCGCATCCAGCTCGATGGCAAGGACGTTCCCTTCACCCTCATCGGCCGCCTGCAGTACAAGGGCGATGCGGGCGTGTGGACGGAATGGGCGGCCTTTCTGAATGACGGAACGCTCGCCACGCTGGGCGAGGACAACGGTGCCTACGTCTTCACCCGGCCCATCGACCCCGGCCGCGAGATGCCTGCGCCCGAGCGCTTTCGCATCGGCACCACCACGGCCATCAACGGCAAGCCCTACAGCGTGGCCTACACCGGCCAGGCGCAGCTGATCTCGGCCCAGGGCGAGCTGCCCAAGCTGCCGCCGCTGGGCCAGCCCTTTGGCATGGTCGAGTTGCGCAGCGCCGACGGCGAAGTGGTCAGCATCGACTACGGCCACACCCCACCCAATGTAGAGCGCGGCAAGGCCGTGCTGCTCGAAGACCTGCAGTTGCAAGGTCTCAAGGACGAATCGGCCAAGGACGAAAAAGGCCGCCAGTTCAACTGCCCGCACTGCGGTGCACCGGTGCAGGTACAGCTGTCCACCTCCAAAAGCATCACCTGCGGGTCGTGCGCCAGCATCATCAGCCTCGATAGCGGCGTGGGCGGCGAACTGCGCTCGGCCGAGCAGGACGAACCCGTGCAGCCCCTCATCCCGCTGGGCAGCAAGGGGCAGCTGCAGGGCGTGCACTGGCAGGTGGTGGGCTTTCAGCACCGCATGGGCGTGGAGCCCGGCGACGACGAGCACTTTGGCTGGAGCGAATACCTGCTCTACAACCAGAAGCGCGGTTTTGCGTTCCTGGTCGATTCCGAAGAAGGCTGGAGCATGGTGCGCCCCACCACCGGTGCGCCGCAGATGGCGGCCACGGGCCGCTCCGCCACGTACATGGGCACCAAGTACGACCTCAAGTACACCTATGAGGCCGAGACCACCTATGTGCTGGGCGAGTTCTACTGGCAGGTCACGCGCGGGCAGAAAACCACCAACCGCGACTTTGCCAGCAGCAAAGGCCTGCTGTCGATGGAGCAGAGCCCGAACGAGATCACCTGGTCTGCGGGCGACAAGCTCTCCAGCGATACGGTGGCCAAGGCGTTCAAGCTGGACGACAAGAAAGATGTCCTGAAGCGCGACGACCCCGGTCCATTCGTGGCCAAATCCGGCCTGGGTTGCGGCACCATCATCATCATCGCGGTGGTGATCCTGATCCTGCTCATCCTGCTGAGCCGCTGCTCCAGCTGCGATCCCCGGGTCGAAAACTGTTCCTCGTCCTCCAGCTACCGCAGCTCGGGGGGCTCGTACGGCGGATATTCGTCCGGCGGCAGCCACAAGTAG
- a CDS encoding SPFH domain-containing protein, whose protein sequence is MALMDFIKKQFIDIIQWTEEGDGTLAWRFPMRDMEIQNGGTLVVRESQMAIFVNEGQVADVFGPGTYKLTTQTLPVLTYLKNWDKLFESPFKSDVYFFSTRQQIDQKWGTPQPITIRDKDFGAVRLRAFGNYAFRIADPKLFHTEISGTRESYPVADLEGQLRGLVLQNISNAIAGSGLPFLDLAANQVMFADALTKELAPIFAKLGILIESLTVQNVSLPEELQKILDQKIGMGMVGNDMAKFMQYQTAQAIPKFAEGASNGGGVAGDAMGLGAGVALGQVLAQNLQQGLQGGGAAAQAAPAAAAAAVGVKPEDVMATLEKLGELKSKGILTQEEFDAKKAELLKKLV, encoded by the coding sequence ATGGCCCTCATGGACTTCATCAAGAAACAGTTCATTGACATCATTCAGTGGACCGAAGAGGGGGACGGCACGCTGGCCTGGCGCTTCCCCATGCGCGACATGGAAATCCAGAACGGCGGCACGCTGGTGGTGCGCGAGTCGCAGATGGCCATCTTCGTGAACGAAGGCCAGGTGGCCGACGTGTTCGGCCCCGGCACCTACAAGCTCACCACGCAGACGCTGCCGGTGCTCACGTACCTCAAGAACTGGGACAAGCTCTTTGAGTCCCCCTTCAAGAGCGATGTGTACTTCTTCAGCACACGCCAGCAGATCGACCAGAAGTGGGGCACGCCCCAGCCCATCACGATCCGCGACAAGGACTTTGGCGCCGTGCGTCTGCGCGCTTTCGGCAACTACGCCTTCCGTATCGCCGACCCCAAGCTGTTCCACACCGAAATCTCGGGCACGCGCGAGTCCTACCCAGTGGCCGACCTCGAAGGCCAGTTGCGTGGCCTGGTGCTGCAGAACATCAGCAACGCCATCGCGGGCAGCGGCCTGCCGTTCCTGGATCTGGCGGCCAACCAGGTCATGTTTGCCGACGCGCTGACCAAGGAACTCGCGCCCATCTTTGCCAAGCTGGGTATCCTGATCGAATCCCTCACGGTGCAGAACGTCTCGCTGCCCGAAGAGCTGCAGAAGATCCTCGACCAGAAGATCGGCATGGGCATGGTCGGCAACGACATGGCCAAATTCATGCAGTACCAGACGGCGCAGGCCATCCCCAAGTTTGCCGAGGGCGCCAGCAACGGCGGTGGTGTGGCGGGTGACGCGATGGGCCTGGGCGCCGGTGTGGCGCTGGGGCAGGTGCTCGCGCAGAACCTGCAACAGGGCCTGCAAGGTGGCGGTGCAGCAGCCCAGGCAGCGCCTGCAGCAGCGGCCGCTGCGGTGGGTGTCAAGCCCGAAGACGTGATGGCCACGCTGGAGAAGCTGGGCGAGCTCAAGTCCAAGGGCATCCTCACGCAGGAAGAGTTCGACGCCAAGAAGGCCGAACTGCTCAAGAAGCTCGTCTGA